The genomic stretch CACCGGCCACGTGAGGTTCTTCAAGTTGCTCTCCTCCTCCGGCGCCTACTGGCGGGGCGACGAGCGGAACCCGATGCTGCAACGCATCTACGGGACCGCCTGGCTCACCCGGGAGGAGCTGGACAAGCACCTGTGGCGCCTGGAAGAGGCGAAGAAGCGCGACCACCGCAAGCTCGGGCGGGAGCTCGACCTCTTCACGTTCCACGACGTCTCGCCGGGGGCGCCCTTCTGGCTCCCCCACGGCATGGTGATCGTTCGCGAGCTCGAGCGCTTCGCGCGCGAGGCCCAGGACGCCCGCGGCTACACCGAGATCTCCACGCCGATCCTCGTGAACAAGAAGCTCTGGGAGCAGTCGGGCCACTGGGAACATTACAGCGAGAACATGTTCAAGCTCGAGGTGGAGGAGCAGCTCTTCAGCCTCAAGCCGATGAACTGCCCGCCCTCGACCTTCGTGTACCGGCACGCGCTCCGCTCTTATCGCGACCTGCCGCTCCGGCTGTCGGAGATGGGACGCCTGCATCGCAACGAGCGCTCGGGCACGCTGACCGGCCTCGTCCGTGTCCGCCAGTTCACCCAGGACGACGCGCACATCTATTGCCGCCCCGATCAGTTGCAGGACGAGATCACCGGCGTCCTCGAGCTCGTCCGCGAGTTCTACAAGACCTTCAGCCTCGAGCCCTCGTTCCGCCTGGCCACCCGGCCCCCGAAGGCGATGGGCTCGCCGGAGCAGTGGGACGCGGCCGAGCGGGCCCTGCACGAAGCCCTCAAGGCCAATGGGCTCGGCTACGAGGTCAAGCCCGGCGATGGGGCCTTCTACGGCCCCAAGATCGACATCCACATCGAGGACGCTCTGGGCCGCGACTGGCAGATGGCGACGGTGCAGGTCGATCTGGTCATGTTGCCCGAGCGCTTCCAGCTCGAGTACATCGACGCCGACGGGCAGCCCAAGCGGCCGGTGGCGATCCACCGGGCGATCTTCGGCTCCTTCGAGCGCTTCATCGGCATCCTCACCGAGCACTATGCGGGGGCCTTCCCGACGTGGCTGGCGCCCGTGCAGGCGCGGGTGCTGCCGATCAGCGAGAAGCACGCGGAGTACGGACGGACCGTGTACGAGGGGCTCCGCGCCGCCCGCGTGCGCGTCGAGCTGGACGATCGCAACGAGAAGCTGGGCTACCGGATCCGCGAGGCGCAGCTCCGGAAGGTCCCCTACATGCTCGTGGTCGGCGAGCGGGAGCGCGCCAGCGGGACGGTGAGCCTCCGGCACCGCACCGGGGACGAGCTCAAGGACGTCTCCGTGGAGCGCGTGGTCGCCGACCTCACGCGCGAGATCAGCGCCCGCACCCCCGACCTCACCGTGGGCCGCTCGTGAGCGGGCGGCCGGTTCATCGCGCCGGGCCCGCTGGGCGGGGGAGCGTCCCGCCGGGCCGCGCCGGGCGCGCGCCTTTCAACACCGCGTAACGAGGAGACGCCTATCAGCCAAGCCAAGGAAATCCGTATCAACGAGGGCATCCGGTCCCGTGAAGTGCGCGTGGTCAGTCCCGAGGGTGAGCAGCTCGGCATCCTGCCGCTGCCCCAGGCGCTGGAAACGGCCCGGCAGCGGGAGCTCGATCTGGTGGAGGTGGCGCCCGAGGCCCAGCCGCCGGTCTGTCGCATCATGGACTTCGGCAAGTACAAGTACACGCAGGCCCGGCGACTGAAGGAGGCGCGCAAGAAGCAGACGACGATCCAGGTCAAGGAAGTCAAGATGGGCCCCAAGACCGAGAAGCACGACTTCGACTTCAAGCTCAAGCACGTCCGGCGCTTCCTGGAGGAGGGGCACAAGGCGAAGGTGACCGTGCGCTTCAAGGGGCGCGAGATGGCGCACACCGAGCTGGGCTGGAAGATGCTCCAGAAGATGGTCGACGCCGTGCAGGACATCGCCAACGTCGAGAACAATCCGCGGATGGAAGGGCGGATGCTCCACATCATGCTGAGCCCGAAGGCGCACAACTGACGCGCGCGAGGAGAGCGGGATGCCGAAGATGAAGACCAAGCGGGGGGCGGCCAAGCGGTTGAAGAAGACCGCCTCCGGGAAGCTGATGCGCGCTGGCGGCTGGAAGCAGCACAAGCTCGAGAAGAAGGAGCCGAAGCGTCGGCGTCGCCTCCGCAAAGCGAAATCGATCTCGAAGGCCGACGAGCACCGCCTGCGGGTGCTCGTGCCCTACCTTTAAGAAGGAGTCGACCGATGCCACGGGCCAAGGGTGGAGCCAAGACGCGCCGTCGGCGCAAGAAGATCCTCAAGAAGGCCAAGGGCTACGTAGGCGGCCGGCACCGGCTGTACCGGACCGCGGCCGAGACGGTCCTGCGCGCGGGCGCGTTCGCGTACCGCGATCGCCGGCGGAAGAAGCGGCTTGCGCGGGCGCTGTGGATCACGCGCATCAACGCCGCCTGCCGCCAGCTCGGTCTTTCGTACTCGAAGTTCATGGCGGGCCTCAAGAAGGCCGGTATCCTCCTCGACCGCAAGATCCTGGCCGAGCTGGCGGTGACCGATCCGGCCGGGTTCGCCAAGCTCGCCGAGGCCGCGAAGGCGAAAGCCGGCTAACCCCATGGTCCGTCTTCGGTTGGAGGTTCATCGCCGACCAGTGGCCGGGCGGGTTCGAGCGCCCGCTTTGCGGGCGCGATCCTTTCTGGGGGGAGGCTTCGGAAGGGGGGCAAAGCCCCCCTCCGAGTTTTAGATGCGGCATCCGCGCGTCGATGCGATCGCCGAGGAAGCGCGCGCCGCCATTGCCCGCGCGGGGTCGTCGGCGGAGCTGGAGCAGCTCCGCGTCCGCTACCTGGGGCGGCAAGGGGCGCTGACGCTCCTGCTGCGCTCCCTGGGCACGCTCCCGGAGAAGGAGCGCCCGCTCGTCGGCGCGGCCGCCAACGAGCTCAAGCGTGAGCTGGAGGCCCTGCTCGAGCTGAAGTTGACCCAGAGGCGCGAGGCCGAGCGCCGGCAGGAGCGCGCCCGGCAGCGCCTCGACCTCACGCTCCCCGGCCGTCGGCCCCCCCTGGGCTCGTACCATCCGCTCACCCGGGTGCAGGACGAGATCATTGCGATCTTCGTGGGCCTCGGCTTCTCCGTCGCCGAGGGGCCGGAGATCGAGAGCGACTACTTCAACTTCGAGGCTCTGAACATCCCCAAGGATCATCCGGCGCGGGACATGCAGGACACCTTCTACCTCTCGGAAGACACGCTCCTGCGCACGCACACCTCCCCCGTGCAGATCCGCACCATGCAGTCCCAGCGGCCCCCGGTCCGCATCATCTGCCCCGGCCGGGTCTATCGGCGCGATGCGGACATCACGCACTCGCCGATGTTCCACCAGGTCGAGGGGCTGGCGGTGGACCGCCAGGTGTCGATGGGTGACCTCAAGGGCACGCTGGAGCTCTTCGCTCGCGAGATGTTCGGGGCACGGTCGCGCATCCGCTTCCGCCCGTCGTTCTTCCCGTTCACGGAGCCCTCCGCCGAGGTCGACGTGCTCTGCTTCCTGTGCGGCGGCAGCGGCTGCCGCGTCTGCAAGGACGGCTGGCTCGAGATCCTGGGCTCCGGGATGGTGCACCCGCAGGTGCTCCGGAACGTCGGCTACGATCCCGAAGAGGTCACCGGCTGGGCGTTCGGCATGGGCATCGAGCGCATCGCGATGCTCAAGTACGGCGTCGACGACATCCGCCTGTTCTTCGAGAACGATCTGCGCTTCCTCCGCCAGTTCGCATGACGCGCTGGCCGGGCCGTGGGGGTCCTGGCCGGGTCGGCGCCACCCGCCGGCCTCGCGGTGGTGGCTTGCGTTGCGCGCGCGTCGTCTCCACGCGCGCACTTCGGGTGTCGTCCGAGCGGTCGCCGCGCGCGGGGTTGAACGGCTCGGACCGGCGGGCAGCGCCTCCCCCGCCACCCCCCCGGCCCGACCGGTCCCGTTCGAACTGCCGTCACGACCGGCAGACCACATCGAAATCGAGGCCGGCGGCGTCGACACTGCTCCCGGCATCGCGATCGCAGGTCGCGGCATGAAGATCCCGTATAAGTGGGTCCGTGAGTTCGTGGATCTCGATCTGACGCCGCAGCAGGCGGCCGACCGGCTCATGAACGCCGGCATCGAGGTCACCGGCATCACGCCGCTCAAGCCCGCGGACCTGGAGGGCGTCGTCATCGGCGAGATCGAGGCGATCGAGCGGGAGCTGGGCGCCCACCGCGTCGTCCTCTGCCGAGTCAGCACCGGACGGGAGCGCTTCGCGGTCGCCTGCGGGGCGCCCAATGTCGCCGTCGGCGTGCGGGCCGCCTTCGCCCCCCCCGGCGCCGTGCTGCCCGGCGGCCGGCGCATCACCGTCGTCAAGATCCGCAACGTCGAGTCGCAGGGCATGCTCTGCTCGGAGCGCGAGCTCGGGCTCGGCGAGGAGCACGAGGCCGGCATCCTCACGGTGGACGCCGACGCCCCGCTCGGCGCCGACCTCGTCGGGCACCTGGGGCTCGACGACCACGTGCTCGACGTCGAGATCACGCCCAACCGCCCCGACTGCCTGTCGGTCGTCGGCGTCGCTCGGGAGCTGGCCGGGCTCACCGGCGCCCCCTTCCGCTCCCCGACGATCACCGTCAAGGAGTCGGACGATCTCGTCACCGGCCTCGCCCAGGTCCGGATCGACGCGCCCGACCTCTGCCACCGGTTCACGGTGCGGGTCATCAGCGGCGTCCGGGTGGCGCCGTCGCCCACCTGGCTGGTGGCGCGCCTGCGCGCGGTCGGGCTGCGGCCCATCAGCAACGTCGTCGACGTCACCAACTACGTCATGTGGGAGCTGGGCCATCCGCTCCACGCCTTCGACCACGCGGCGGTGGCCCAGGCCACGATCGTCGTGCGCCGGGCGCGCGCGGGCGAGCGCTTCACCACGCTCGACGGCCAGGAGCGCACGCTGGACGGCTCGATGCTGGTCATCGCCGACCCGGAGCGGGCCATCGGCATCGCCGGCGTGATGGGCGGCGCGAACGCCGAGGTCAGCGGGACGACCACGCGCGTGCTCCTGGAGAGCGCGTACTTCCTGCCCGCCTCCATCCGGCGCACCGCACGCGCTCTCGGCCTCGTGACCGACGCCGCCTACCGTTTCGAGCGGGGCGCCGACATCGAGGGGCTGGTCGACGCCAGCGACCGGGCCGCGCAGCTCATCGCGGAGACCGCGGGGGGGACGGTGGCGCGGGGGATGGTCGACGCCTACCCGACGCCGAAGCGGCGCGTTCGCGTCGGCCTGAGGATGGAGCGGGTCAAGCGGGTGCTGGGGATCGCGCCGGCGCCGGCGGAGGCCAGGAGGATCCTGACGGGCCTCGGCCTGGCGGTGACCGAGCAGCCGGGCGACCGCCTCGAGGTCGAGGTGCCGAGCTTCCGGCGTGACCTCGCCATCGAGGACGATCTGGTCGAAGAGGTCATCCGCGTCTGGGGGTACGACAAGATTCCCTCGACGCTCCCCAGTGGCGCCCTCCGGCTCGTCCAGCTGCCGGCCAGCCTGCGCCAGGCGGAGGCGGTGCGTCGCGCGCTCATCGGCGCCGGGCTCAGCGAGGCCGTGACCCCGAGCTTCAGCGATCCGGCCTACGACGAGGTCCTGCGCTCGCCGGCGGCGCCCCCCCCGATTGCGCTCCGCAACCCGCTGAGTCGCGACGCCTCGCTCCTGCGCTACAACCCGCTGGAGGGGGTGCTGGCGGTCGTGGCCACGAATCTCAGAAAGCAGCAGCCGAACGTCCGCGTCTTCGAGCTCGCCAAGATCTTCGAGCCCGCCCCGGGCCTGCCGCGTGAGCCGCGCTGGCTCGCCATCGCGTTGACCGGCGCGCGGGTGCCGCTGGCCTGGTGGGCGAAGCCGGGGACCGAGGCGCGTCCGGAGCCGGTCGACGTCTTCGACGCCAAGGGCCTCGCCGAGCACGTCCTGGAAGCGCTCGGCGTGCCCGCGCCGGAATCCCGGGCGATCCTGGGCGGAGGCGTCAAGGGATTCGAGCCCGACTGCCGCGGCATCCTCGTCGCCGAGCGCGTGACCGTCGCCGAGTTCGGGGAAGTGGCGGCCGACGTCCGCGCGCTCTATGACATCGGCGTCCCCGTGTTCGCGGCGCTCCTGCCGCTCGACGAGATCCTGCGCCTCACCCCGCCGTCGGTCCGCTACCGCCCGCTGCCGCGGTACCCCGCCGTCCAGCGCGACCTCGCCTTCGTCGTCGGCGCGCTCCGCACCGTCACCGCCGCCGAGATCGAAACCTTCATCCGGGCCGAGGCCGGCCCGCTGCTCAGGCAGCTGGCCCTCTTCGACGTCTTCACCTTCGAAGACGGCCGGCGGAACCTCGCCTGGCGCCTGACGCTCCAGGCCGAGGATCGTACGCTCACCGATGACGAGGCCAACCAGATCCAGGAGCGCGTGGCCCGGCGGGCGGCGGAGCGGTTCAACATCACCTGGCGGGGTGTCTGATGGTAGTGCGAGCCGCAGCCGTCGGCGAGGCGAGCCTGAGTGAGATCGGGCGAGCCGCAGCCGTCGGCGAGGCGAGCCTGAGTGAGATCGGGCGAGCCGCAGCCGTCGGCGAGGCGAGCCTGAGTGAAATCGGGCGAGCCGATGACTGACGACGTCCTGGGCCGGCTCGCCCAGCTCGAGGATGCCGTGCGCCGCGCCGCCGACGTGCTCGGACGCCTGCGCGAGGAGAACGACCGGCTCCGGCGCGATCTGGCGCGGCTGGCCTCCGAGCGCAAGCAGATGCTGGCGCAGGTCGACTCCATCCTGCACGATATCGGCAAGCTCGATCTATGACGGCACCGGACGTCTGATGGGCGAGTCCCGGCGCGTCGAGCTGACGCTGCTCGGCCAGGCGCTGACCGTCCGCACCGAGGCCCCGCCCGAGTACGTCCGCACGCTCGCCAGGTACCTCGAGAAGCGGGTGGAGGCGCTGCGCAAGTCCGGCGTGCAGGATCCCTCTAAGGCCCTGCTGCTGGCGGCGCTCGACATCACCGACGAGCTCTTCCGGGCCCGCGAGGACCGCGAGCGTGAGGCCGGCGACGTGGGCGCCCGGCTGGGCGCGCTGGTGGCACTGCTCGAGCGCGCGACGCCCAAAGAGGGGGGACGCTCCTCCGGACAAGCATCTTGACGCCGGGGCGCCGGCCCGGGTACACAGGGTCTGTCCCTGCGCTGTGCGTGATGTCGGGGGGAAGTTTCAACCTCATACGTCTCATGGGAGCCGCAACTGAGGGCGGTGTGCAGGCCCCTCCGAGAAGGGGAAGCCTAAAGCCCTCCACGATGGCGCCCCCCTGGTATAGACCAGGTTCGAAACACCGTCGGCACACGGCAGAGGTGGGGATTCAGGCCTTCCCGCGGCCGGCGGCCCGTATTTGACTCGCCCTGCGCGCGCCCCCTATACTTGTCAAGTCTGATAGGCATTTGCGTCTCACAGTTCACCCTGTAAAAGGGGATGACATAGCGATGGAACCGATCTGGATCGCACTTCCGATCGTTACCGTCCTGGCCCTCATCCTCGGGTTCCTCACCCACAAGCACCTGGGCGAAAGAAAGATGGGGGACGCCGGTCTGCGGGCGCAGCGCCTTCTCGGCGACGCCGAGCGGGACGCCGAGACGCGTCATCGGAGCGCCGAGCTCGAGGCCAAGGAGATCGTCCTGAAGGCCCGGGCCGAGTTCGAGTCCGACGCGCGCCGGCGCGAGCGCGAGATCCAGCAGATCGAGCAGCGGATCATCGGCAAGGAGGAGCAGCTCGCCCGCAAGCTGGACGAGCTGGAGCGGCGGCTCGGCGAGTACACCTCCAAGGACAAGGGGCTGGTCGAGCGCGAGAAGAGCATCGCCGAAAAGGAGCAGCGCCTGGCTTCCGCGCTGGAGGAGCAGCGGCGCAAGCTCGAGATGATCGCCGGGCTCACGGCGGAGGAGGCCAAGCGCCAGCTCCTCGCCCAGATGGAGGAGGAGGCGCGCCGTGAGGCCGCCCTGATCGGCATGCGCCTGGAGGAGCAGGCGCGCGAAGCCGCCCGGGAAAAGGCCAAGGAGGTCCTGGCCACGACCATCCAGCGGCTGGCGCCCGACTACACGGTGGAAACCACCGTCTCCGTGGTCGATCTGCCCT from Candidatus Methylomirabilota bacterium encodes the following:
- the rpmI gene encoding 50S ribosomal protein L35, translated to MPKMKTKRGAAKRLKKTASGKLMRAGGWKQHKLEKKEPKRRRRLRKAKSISKADEHRLRVLVPYL
- the thrS gene encoding threonine--tRNA ligase — its product is MAEAEEERHLKLTGEFDCDPSPLSTLRHSTSHVMAQAVKRLFPDVKLAIGPAIEDGFYYDFAKAEPFTTDDLGRIEKVMGEIARADHPFERREMDRPQAIRFFCERGEPFKVEILEAIDVPRVSLYQQGEFIDLCRGPHVPSTGHVRFFKLLSSSGAYWRGDERNPMLQRIYGTAWLTREELDKHLWRLEEAKKRDHRKLGRELDLFTFHDVSPGAPFWLPHGMVIVRELERFAREAQDARGYTEISTPILVNKKLWEQSGHWEHYSENMFKLEVEEQLFSLKPMNCPPSTFVYRHALRSYRDLPLRLSEMGRLHRNERSGTLTGLVRVRQFTQDDAHIYCRPDQLQDEITGVLELVREFYKTFSLEPSFRLATRPPKAMGSPEQWDAAERALHEALKANGLGYEVKPGDGAFYGPKIDIHIEDALGRDWQMATVQVDLVMLPERFQLEYIDADGQPKRPVAIHRAIFGSFERFIGILTEHYAGAFPTWLAPVQARVLPISEKHAEYGRTVYEGLRAARVRVELDDRNEKLGYRIREAQLRKVPYMLVVGERERASGTVSLRHRTGDELKDVSVERVVADLTREISARTPDLTVGRS
- the rplT gene encoding 50S ribosomal protein L20, which codes for MPRAKGGAKTRRRRKKILKKAKGYVGGRHRLYRTAAETVLRAGAFAYRDRRRKKRLARALWITRINAACRQLGLSYSKFMAGLKKAGILLDRKILAELAVTDPAGFAKLAEAAKAKAG
- the pheS gene encoding phenylalanine--tRNA ligase subunit alpha, with the translated sequence MRHPRVDAIAEEARAAIARAGSSAELEQLRVRYLGRQGALTLLLRSLGTLPEKERPLVGAAANELKRELEALLELKLTQRREAERRQERARQRLDLTLPGRRPPLGSYHPLTRVQDEIIAIFVGLGFSVAEGPEIESDYFNFEALNIPKDHPARDMQDTFYLSEDTLLRTHTSPVQIRTMQSQRPPVRIICPGRVYRRDADITHSPMFHQVEGLAVDRQVSMGDLKGTLELFAREMFGARSRIRFRPSFFPFTEPSAEVDVLCFLCGGSGCRVCKDGWLEILGSGMVHPQVLRNVGYDPEEVTGWAFGMGIERIAMLKYGVDDIRLFFENDLRFLRQFA
- the pheT gene encoding phenylalanine--tRNA ligase subunit beta encodes the protein MKIPYKWVREFVDLDLTPQQAADRLMNAGIEVTGITPLKPADLEGVVIGEIEAIERELGAHRVVLCRVSTGRERFAVACGAPNVAVGVRAAFAPPGAVLPGGRRITVVKIRNVESQGMLCSERELGLGEEHEAGILTVDADAPLGADLVGHLGLDDHVLDVEITPNRPDCLSVVGVARELAGLTGAPFRSPTITVKESDDLVTGLAQVRIDAPDLCHRFTVRVISGVRVAPSPTWLVARLRAVGLRPISNVVDVTNYVMWELGHPLHAFDHAAVAQATIVVRRARAGERFTTLDGQERTLDGSMLVIADPERAIGIAGVMGGANAEVSGTTTRVLLESAYFLPASIRRTARALGLVTDAAYRFERGADIEGLVDASDRAAQLIAETAGGTVARGMVDAYPTPKRRVRVGLRMERVKRVLGIAPAPAEARRILTGLGLAVTEQPGDRLEVEVPSFRRDLAIEDDLVEEVIRVWGYDKIPSTLPSGALRLVQLPASLRQAEAVRRALIGAGLSEAVTPSFSDPAYDEVLRSPAAPPPIALRNPLSRDASLLRYNPLEGVLAVVATNLRKQQPNVRVFELAKIFEPAPGLPREPRWLAIALTGARVPLAWWAKPGTEARPEPVDVFDAKGLAEHVLEALGVPAPESRAILGGGVKGFEPDCRGILVAERVTVAEFGEVAADVRALYDIGVPVFAALLPLDEILRLTPPSVRYRPLPRYPAVQRDLAFVVGALRTVTAAEIETFIRAEAGPLLRQLALFDVFTFEDGRRNLAWRLTLQAEDRTLTDDEANQIQERVARRAAERFNITWRGV
- a CDS encoding cell division protein ZapA, with the translated sequence MGESRRVELTLLGQALTVRTEAPPEYVRTLARYLEKRVEALRKSGVQDPSKALLLAALDITDELFRAREDREREAGDVGARLGALVALLERATPKEGGRSSGQAS
- the infC gene encoding translation initiation factor IF-3, whose amino-acid sequence is MSQAKEIRINEGIRSREVRVVSPEGEQLGILPLPQALETARQRELDLVEVAPEAQPPVCRIMDFGKYKYTQARRLKEARKKQTTIQVKEVKMGPKTEKHDFDFKLKHVRRFLEEGHKAKVTVRFKGREMAHTELGWKMLQKMVDAVQDIANVENNPRMEGRMLHIMLSPKAHN